The Rhodoligotrophos appendicifer genome includes a region encoding these proteins:
- a CDS encoding RidA family protein, translating into MLSASRPFKEISFAQDLVFVGAQYAPAASGATLREQAAAIFGRLRSILQSAGLTLNDVVKIGVFYHQSLMEEEDALLKEIRMLFTSEAPLPVVTAIPLHHLPHGSLVQIELIGLLPDSQRSRMRRVVSYDPVHGFSSAIRCDDIVFVGAKMSVDGQGQVIQVDDMVGQARATMDNIKASMQDVGVGLQSVVKLNTYYVGHGTTSDWSMAARVRSDAFDKPGPGATGVPVPGPYPRGLLLRQEAIAIANDDGSPKHRDTSWPDGVWDWPIPVSFQQGIKLDDLIVLGGQVSASVKGEAVHPGDLAAQTRRVMETIETILGGFGRTDCNCLAKLTILYATNGDPTDERTILDIVRPFFPEAMPTLTLIPLARLGFEGIEIEIEGIGVVKSAD; encoded by the coding sequence ATGTTGAGTGCTAGCCGGCCATTCAAAGAAATTAGCTTCGCGCAGGATCTGGTCTTCGTTGGTGCTCAGTATGCTCCAGCAGCCAGCGGCGCTACCCTCCGGGAGCAAGCCGCAGCCATCTTCGGCAGGCTCAGGTCCATTCTGCAGAGTGCTGGGCTGACGCTGAACGACGTCGTCAAGATTGGGGTCTTTTACCACCAGTCTCTGATGGAGGAAGAGGATGCTCTCCTTAAAGAGATCAGAATGCTGTTCACCTCCGAGGCGCCGCTCCCGGTGGTCACTGCCATCCCCCTTCATCATCTGCCCCATGGCAGCCTCGTTCAGATTGAGCTGATCGGTCTGCTCCCGGATTCACAACGATCCCGGATGCGCAGGGTCGTGAGCTACGATCCGGTGCATGGATTCAGCTCCGCGATAAGGTGCGACGACATTGTGTTCGTCGGCGCCAAGATGTCCGTCGACGGTCAGGGCCAGGTCATCCAGGTCGACGACATGGTTGGGCAAGCACGCGCTACAATGGACAACATCAAGGCATCGATGCAGGACGTAGGCGTGGGCCTGCAATCGGTGGTGAAACTCAATACCTACTATGTCGGCCACGGCACGACCTCAGACTGGAGCATGGCGGCGCGGGTAAGGTCGGATGCTTTCGACAAACCTGGCCCGGGCGCCACCGGCGTTCCGGTGCCCGGTCCCTACCCAAGGGGTCTTCTGTTGCGACAGGAGGCCATTGCCATCGCCAACGACGATGGCTCGCCAAAGCATCGCGACACCAGTTGGCCAGACGGAGTCTGGGATTGGCCTATTCCTGTGTCCTTTCAGCAGGGCATCAAGCTGGATGATCTGATCGTCCTCGGCGGTCAGGTATCGGCTTCCGTCAAAGGCGAAGCTGTTCACCCGGGAGATTTGGCGGCCCAAACCCGGCGGGTGATGGAGACCATCGAGACAATCCTCGGCGGCTTCGGCAGGACCGACTGCAACTGCTTGGCGAAACTGACAATTCTTTACGCCACGAATGGCGATCCCACGGACGAGAGAACAATTCTGGACATTGTGCGTCCGTTTTTTCCGGAGGCAATGCCAACGCTTACGCTTATTCCCCTTGCAAGGCTGGGTTTTGAAGGCATCGAAATCGAGATCGAAGGGATCGGGGTCGTAAAATCAGCCGACTGA
- a CDS encoding CaiB/BaiF CoA transferase family protein, whose translation MRPLEGTRILTLESFGAAPYGTMLLADLGAEIIKIENPATGGDASRSVGPNLLGDKDSQYFQSFNLGKQSVALDLTHPADQKSFHALVATADAVVNNLRGDLPEKLGVDFASLRDINPAIVCLHISAYGRDNSRQAWPGYDYLAQAEAGLMSMTGEPDGPPCRIGLSMIDYMTGITGMVGLLGCLMSAKTTGRGCDVDTNLFDVATHQHCYLATWYLNSGSEPQRNPRSAHPSIVPVQSVRTKDGWIYVMCMKDKFWVALAQHIGRDDLVSDRRFSTQEARRNNRDQLTGELDSAMSLRSTEEWLSILTGVIPVAPIHSVREAFSSRFMEEAGMVTSVRHPLKPTLQVLASPLKIDGTRPPKSACEALGGGNERYLAGLTPRPQELA comes from the coding sequence ATGAGGCCACTTGAGGGCACGCGCATACTTACACTCGAGAGCTTCGGGGCCGCACCCTATGGGACCATGCTGCTGGCCGATCTCGGCGCCGAGATCATCAAGATCGAAAATCCTGCCACCGGCGGCGATGCCTCCCGCTCCGTCGGCCCCAATCTGCTGGGCGATAAGGACAGCCAGTATTTCCAATCCTTCAATCTGGGCAAGCAGAGCGTCGCGCTCGATCTCACTCATCCGGCGGATCAAAAATCCTTTCATGCGCTGGTGGCCACGGCCGACGCGGTGGTCAACAACCTGCGTGGCGATCTGCCTGAGAAGCTTGGTGTGGATTTTGCCAGCCTACGAGACATCAATCCGGCCATCGTCTGCCTGCACATCTCGGCCTATGGACGCGACAACAGCCGGCAGGCCTGGCCTGGATACGACTATCTCGCACAGGCTGAAGCCGGGCTGATGAGCATGACGGGCGAGCCCGACGGGCCGCCGTGTCGCATTGGCCTGTCGATGATCGATTACATGACAGGGATCACCGGTATGGTGGGTTTGCTCGGCTGCCTCATGTCTGCAAAGACGACCGGCCGAGGATGCGACGTGGACACGAATCTCTTCGATGTAGCGACCCACCAGCATTGCTATCTGGCAACCTGGTATCTGAATTCCGGCAGCGAGCCCCAGCGCAATCCGCGAAGCGCCCATCCTTCGATCGTTCCCGTGCAATCGGTCCGCACCAAGGATGGCTGGATCTATGTCATGTGCATGAAGGACAAGTTTTGGGTGGCGCTTGCGCAGCATATCGGCCGTGATGATCTTGTGTCCGACCGCCGCTTCTCCACCCAGGAGGCCCGGAGGAACAATCGGGATCAGCTTACCGGCGAGTTGGACTCCGCGATGAGCCTTCGTAGCACCGAGGAATGGCTCTCGATCCTCACGGGCGTCATTCCCGTGGCACCAATCCACTCCGTCCGCGAGGCCTTCTCCAGTCGCTTCATGGAAGAGGCGGGAATGGTGACATCCGTTCGGCATCCGTTGAAGCCAACGCTCCAGGTGCTGGCATCGCCACTGAAGATCGATGGGACGCGTCCACCAAAGTCCGCCTGTGAAGCGCTTGGAGGCGGCAATGAGCGTTATCTCGCCGGCCTGACCCCTCGTCCCCAAGAACTGGCCTGA
- a CDS encoding DUF2200 domain-containing protein, with protein MNNNHRIYSMSVASVYPHYVAKAVRKGRNKAEVDEIIRWLTGHSQETLEKELANKTSFEDFFAQAPQMNPSRLLITGVICGVRVQDIEESTMREIRYLDKLVDELAKGKAMEKILRR; from the coding sequence ATGAACAACAACCATCGTATCTATTCGATGAGCGTGGCGAGCGTCTATCCACATTACGTGGCCAAGGCGGTGAGGAAGGGGCGCAACAAGGCTGAGGTCGATGAGATCATTCGCTGGTTGACGGGCCACAGCCAGGAGACGCTGGAGAAGGAGCTGGCGAACAAGACGAGTTTTGAGGATTTCTTCGCGCAGGCGCCCCAGATGAACCCCTCCCGATTGCTGATAACCGGCGTGATCTGTGGCGTGCGTGTGCAGGATATCGAGGAAAGCACGATGCGGGAAATCCGCTATCTCGACAAGCTTGTGGATGAACTCGCCAAGGGAAAAGCCATGGAGAAAATCTTGCGCCGGTAG
- a CDS encoding acyl-CoA dehydrogenase family protein — protein sequence MVSMMTTQATDDEVLILDSVERFLEADVRPYVRELEDRDEYPFEIVEKMKALGLFGCTIQSDYGGLGLSAKTYAKIVERMASVWMSVSGIVNSHLIMAMAVQRYGTEEQRQAYLPRFATGELRGGIGLTEPDCGTDLQAIRTVARLDGDTYVVNGAKSWITNSLHGNTIALLVKTDPTAQPRHKGMSLLIAEKGPGFTVAGKARKLGYRGIDTCELVFEDYRVPADRLIGGKEGQGLQQILGGLELGRINVAARGVGVSDAALQDAVAYSQVRKTFGKPICEHQAIQLKLGEMATRTEAARLLTYRAAEAYDRGERCDMEAGMAKYFATEAAMENSNESMRIHGAYGYSKEYNAERLYRDAPLLVIGEGTNEMQRIIIAKQLISRSKN from the coding sequence ATGGTCTCGATGATGACAACACAGGCTACAGACGATGAGGTCCTCATCCTTGACAGCGTGGAGCGCTTTCTCGAGGCGGATGTCAGGCCTTATGTTCGAGAACTCGAGGACCGCGACGAATACCCCTTCGAAATCGTTGAAAAAATGAAGGCGCTCGGTCTGTTCGGATGCACGATCCAGTCGGATTATGGTGGACTTGGCCTGTCGGCAAAGACTTATGCCAAGATCGTTGAGCGCATGGCGTCGGTGTGGATGTCAGTCTCGGGGATCGTCAACTCTCATCTCATCATGGCCATGGCCGTACAGCGTTACGGCACCGAGGAACAGAGACAAGCCTACCTTCCCCGGTTTGCCACCGGCGAGTTGCGAGGCGGGATAGGATTGACCGAGCCCGATTGTGGGACCGACCTGCAGGCGATCCGGACGGTCGCTCGGCTCGACGGAGATACCTATGTGGTCAACGGCGCCAAGAGCTGGATCACCAACAGCCTGCACGGCAACACCATCGCGCTCCTGGTCAAAACCGATCCTACTGCCCAGCCGCGCCACAAGGGGATGAGCCTCCTCATCGCCGAGAAAGGGCCCGGCTTCACCGTTGCCGGCAAAGCACGCAAGCTCGGCTACCGGGGCATCGATACCTGTGAGTTGGTTTTCGAGGACTATCGGGTTCCAGCAGACCGGCTGATCGGCGGCAAGGAAGGCCAGGGGTTGCAACAGATCCTCGGAGGTCTTGAGCTTGGACGCATCAACGTCGCCGCGCGCGGAGTGGGCGTATCGGATGCCGCGCTTCAGGATGCCGTGGCCTATTCGCAAGTCCGCAAGACATTCGGAAAGCCCATCTGTGAGCATCAGGCGATTCAACTGAAGCTCGGGGAAATGGCAACCCGCACCGAGGCGGCGCGGCTCCTGACCTACAGGGCTGCCGAGGCCTATGATCGCGGCGAGAGATGCGACATGGAAGCCGGCATGGCAAAATACTTCGCCACGGAGGCCGCCATGGAGAACAGCAACGAGTCCATGCGCATCCATGGCGCCTATGGATATTCCAAGGAGTACAACGCCGAGCGTCTTTACAGAGATGCGCCGCTGCTCGTCATCGGTGAGGGCACGAACGAAATGCAGCGCATCATCATCGCGAAGCAACTGATATCAAGAAGCAAGAATTGA